The following proteins are encoded in a genomic region of Periophthalmus magnuspinnatus isolate fPerMag1 chromosome 10, fPerMag1.2.pri, whole genome shotgun sequence:
- the arl9 gene encoding ADP-ribosylation factor-like protein 9 isoform X2 produces the protein MVGFRDVGALGASVVIAGGVAYFVWNYLSKQKTSQPPAKEAEKPTEESIKPIKQDGDGDVKAEEIRPVSAPVVATEASVQSTAVSETVKPRGTQVLVLGLDGAGKTSLLRSFTNSWSGEEPQRTQGLNAVSISREDLAIEFLEIGGSAELRQYWLKYVSKALMLVYVVDASNPQVFPLAKTHLHEILATEPHLPLMVLANKQDCAGACTITDLHEALSLSQLGDRKLFVIGTYVTKDVEEPSSGVEDALEIIIETIQTQR, from the exons ATGGTTGGTTTTAGAGACGTGGGTGCTTTAGGCGCCTCGGTGGTTATTGCCGGGGGTGTGGCATACTTTGTTTGGAATTACCTCTCGAAGCAGAAGACGTCTCAACCACCTGCTAAAGAAGCAGAAAAACCAACAGAAGAATCCATTAAACCAATCAAACAAGACGGAGACGGGGACGTTAAAGCCGAAGAGATTCGGCCTGTTTCTGCTCCTGTTGTGGCCACAGAGGCGAGCGTGCAGTCTACTGCTGTG TCAGAGACTGTCAAGCCTCGTGGGACTCAGGTGCTGGTGCTAGGTTTGGATGGAGCAGGAAAGACCAGCCTTCTACGCTCTTTCACAAACAGCTGGTCAGGAGAGGAGCCACAGCGCACACAGGGGCTCAACGCTGTGTCTATCAGCAGAGAAGACCTGGCCATTGAATTTCTTGAAA TTGGCGGGAGTGCAGAGTTAAGGCAGTACTGGCTGAAGTACGTGTCCAAGGCCCTGATGCTGGTGTATGTGGTGGATGCCTCAAACCCACAGGTCTTCCCGTTGGCTAAAACACATCTTCATGAAATTCTAGCCACTGAGCCTCATCTACCCTTGATGGTGCTGGCCAACAAACAG GACTGTGCTGGCGCATGTACCATCACTGACCTCCATGAAGCCCTGTCCCTGTCTCAGCTGGGTGATCGGAAGTTGTTTGTGATTGGCACCTATGTTACAAAAGATGTGGAGGAGCCCAGTTCAGGAGTGGAGGATGCACTGGAGATCATTATTGAAACAATCCAAACACAGAGATAA
- the arl9 gene encoding ADP-ribosylation factor-like protein 9 isoform X1, whose translation MVGFRDVGALGASVVIAGGVAYFVWNYLSKQKTSQPPAKEAEKPTEESIKPIKQDGDGDVKAEEIRPVSAPVVATEASVQSTAVVSLQSETVKPRGTQVLVLGLDGAGKTSLLRSFTNSWSGEEPQRTQGLNAVSISREDLAIEFLEIGGSAELRQYWLKYVSKALMLVYVVDASNPQVFPLAKTHLHEILATEPHLPLMVLANKQDCAGACTITDLHEALSLSQLGDRKLFVIGTYVTKDVEEPSSGVEDALEIIIETIQTQR comes from the exons ATGGTTGGTTTTAGAGACGTGGGTGCTTTAGGCGCCTCGGTGGTTATTGCCGGGGGTGTGGCATACTTTGTTTGGAATTACCTCTCGAAGCAGAAGACGTCTCAACCACCTGCTAAAGAAGCAGAAAAACCAACAGAAGAATCCATTAAACCAATCAAACAAGACGGAGACGGGGACGTTAAAGCCGAAGAGATTCGGCCTGTTTCTGCTCCTGTTGTGGCCACAGAGGCGAGCGTGCAGTCTACTGCTGTGGTAAGTTTACAG TCAGAGACTGTCAAGCCTCGTGGGACTCAGGTGCTGGTGCTAGGTTTGGATGGAGCAGGAAAGACCAGCCTTCTACGCTCTTTCACAAACAGCTGGTCAGGAGAGGAGCCACAGCGCACACAGGGGCTCAACGCTGTGTCTATCAGCAGAGAAGACCTGGCCATTGAATTTCTTGAAA TTGGCGGGAGTGCAGAGTTAAGGCAGTACTGGCTGAAGTACGTGTCCAAGGCCCTGATGCTGGTGTATGTGGTGGATGCCTCAAACCCACAGGTCTTCCCGTTGGCTAAAACACATCTTCATGAAATTCTAGCCACTGAGCCTCATCTACCCTTGATGGTGCTGGCCAACAAACAG GACTGTGCTGGCGCATGTACCATCACTGACCTCCATGAAGCCCTGTCCCTGTCTCAGCTGGGTGATCGGAAGTTGTTTGTGATTGGCACCTATGTTACAAAAGATGTGGAGGAGCCCAGTTCAGGAGTGGAGGATGCACTGGAGATCATTATTGAAACAATCCAAACACAGAGATAA
- the ndufc1 gene encoding NADH dehydrogenase [ubiquinone] 1 subunit C1, mitochondrial: MTFTRLLSRAVLNSRVGTRTMFTSSKPDLNNPNWIRVGLALGSTVFLWGLLFKQHSTDVHEYKVRNGLE, translated from the exons ATGACATTTACCCGGTTATTATCACGAGCTGTCCTTAACAGCAGAG TTGGAACGAGGACCATGTTCACAAGTTCCAAGCCTGACTTGAATAACCCAAACTGGATCAGAGTGGGCCTTGCCTTAGGTTCAACAGTATTTCTATGGGGACTG CTTTTTAAGCAACACAGCACAGACGTACACGAGTACAAGGTCAGGAATGGTCTGGAGTGA